The Mesorhizobium sp. AR02 genomic interval GAAGCACCGCCGATGTCGCTTCTTTGGCCAGCGCCCTTGTGGAAGCATTTCCCACAAGCTATTTTCGGCAGGAATTTCCGAGGGATGGATGATCGATCTCGCGATTGGCAAGTGAAGGACGACGATGAGCAAATCGGCGGGACAATATCTGGATGCCGCAGGGGTCCAGAACGCGTTGAACCGGGTTCTTCGCCCGCTGGTGCGGTTGGCCATCAAGTGCGGGGTGACCTTTCCGGCCTTCGTCGATCTGCTGCGCCAGCTCTACGTCAATGTGGCCGAGCATGAATTCGCATTGCCCGACAAGCAGCAGACCGACTCCAGGGTCAGCCTGCTGACTGGCGTCCACAGGAAGGAAGTCAGCCGGCTGAGAGGGGCGGGCGCTCCGGTGCGGGCGGTGCCCGATTCCGTTTCCAGGACGAGCGCCATCGTCGCGCGCTGGCTTGCTGATCCGTTGTTCGTCGACGCCAAGGGCGTGCCATTGCCGCTGGCGCGGACGAGCGAGGCGGGAGAGCCGTCCTTTGCCGGTCTGGTGGAATCGGTGACCCGTGATCTCAGGCCGCGCGCCGTTCTCGACGACTGGCTCGACCGCAAGCTGGTCGAAATCGACGGCAAGGACCGGATCGTCCTGATGGAAGGGGCAATGGTGCCGCGCGGCGACGGCGAGGTCCGGCTCTACTACTTTGCCCGCAATCTCGGGGATCATGCGGCCGCCTCGGTCGAGAACGTTCTGGCCGACGCGCCGCCCTTCCTCGAGCGCGCCGTCCATTATGACGGGCTGTCGGAAGAGCTTGCCAGGTCGCTCGAGGCCTACAGCCGCGAGATCGCGGTCGAAACGCTGCTGCGCCTGAACAAATACGCAAACCAGGCCATTCAAAGCGATCCGGGCGGGACCAGCCGGTGGAACTGGGGCGTCTATATCCTCACCTCCGACGGCACGTCGCTCGTTGCCGAGGAATCGCCTGAAACTGGGGATGCCGGCGGAGAGACGGCATGAGCGGGAGGCCGACGAGACGGGATTTCCTGACGCTTGCCGCCGTGCCGACGGTGTTTTTCAGTCTGCTTGCGCGGGCGACCGAACCGTCGAAAGACCAGGGCATTGGCGGCACCGGCTGGACGGCGGGGACCGACGGTGACCAGGGCATCGGCGGCACCGGCATCGTCGGAACGATCCAGCGCTTCGGCAGTATTTTCGTCAATGGCGTGCGGGTTCAGTATCAGCCCGATGTGCCGGTCTGGATCGACGGCGTCCGGGTCGCCCCGAACAGGCTGAAGGTCGGGCATGTCGTCCGCGTCGCGGTGGTCCAAAAAGCCGATCGCGTGATGGCCTCCGCCATCCATGTCACCAGCGAGGTGGTTGGGCCGGTCGAGCGCAAGACCGCCGGCTCGATGCGGGTGCTGGGGCAGCAGGTCGACATCAGCCAGCTTGCGGAGGAATTGAAGGTCGGGGTGGGCGACATCGTGGCCGTCCACGGCATTCGCCGGCCCGACGGGAAAATCGTCGCCAGCCTGGTGGAGGCCAGGCCGGATGAAACGCACTATCTGGTGCGCGGCCTGGCGGTCGCAAGGTCGGGCGCGTTGCTGGTCGGGCGGCTCAAGATCGGACAGGGATCGTCGCCGCTTGCAAACCGGCGCGTTCAGCTGACCCTCACCAAGGCCGTGGGCGGATACAAGATCGTGCATCTGGAGGCGGAAGCGCCGGTGCCGCAGGCCCATGTCGCCGATGTTCTCTACGAGACGTTTCTGCAGCGCCGCGGACATCGGCTGGAATCGGGTCTGGGCATCGCCGTCGACGATCAGAACGGCGATGTGAAATCGACGGCTGCTGTCCGGGCGTTTATCGAGGTCGGGTTCGATCGCGAGGGCAATGTCGTGTCGGCGTCGCGCGGGCAAGGTGCTGGCGGGCCGTCGCCCAACCAGCCTGGTATGCCGCCGGGTTCGCCTCCCGGCGGACCGACCGGGCCGGGAGGGCCGGGCGCGCCCGGAGGTGGTCCGGGCGGACCCGGCGGTCCGGGAGGGCCGGGCGGTGGCCCTGGTGGGCCGGGTGGGCCTTAAAGCCGTTCATTATTTCCCGGAAGCCGCCCATAACGTCGTCATCCCTGGGCGAAGCAGGAGCGAAGCTCCGTCGCGGAGACCCTGGGATCCATTCCGTGACCTTAACCGTGGAGTGCAGCGGTGCAGAATTCTGCACCGTAGCAGCGCTTCCGAGTCCCGGCATGGATCCTGGGGTCTGCGCCGCGTCGCTTCGCTCCTTGCTCCGCCCCAGGATGACGAAGCGATGGATGTACCAGCGTTCTGGCGGGCGCGACGATCCGGCCGGCCCGTCCTTTGCGATAGACGGAACCGGCCGGCACAGCCGTACGGGGCTCGTTGGGGTAGGGGCGTGAGCTTTTTTGGTACGGCTGCTTTCCGCGGACCATACGGGGGGCGGACGGTCCGCTGAATCCTATGGAATGTCCTGGCTTCCTTTCCTCTCACAGTCGCTGACGGGCTCAACATGTGGGAAAATTACCCACAACTCAATCGCGCACTCTTGACGTGGGTAAATTTCCCACGTAGATGAGATCGACACCTGAGGACGATCATTTCCAAACCCTCGGGCCTCGGAACAAGGCAAATCAATCCGAAATAATGCGGCTTTGACCGCCACGGATTCTGTTGCCTCCGGACTGATTTGATTTCGGTGCAGCAACGTCGAAGGTAAACCATTGAAGACCCTGTATATTGATGCCTCCCTGCCGTTTCGCTGGGGGCCGCATCCGCCAGTGGGCATCCCGCGCGTCGAAACGGCGCTCATTCGTCAGGCGCTGCGATGGAAGGGCTCGCCGGTCGGCTTCTTCATCGTCGATGCCTGGGGGCACGGTCAAAGGCTCGATGAAACGGAACTTCGCTATCTGCGTCGGCTGGTCGATGGCGATCTGCCGCAACCGATTGGCGGTGAGGGAAGCTCGTATCTGGCGCGGCTGTGGAAAGTGCTGTCGATCATGCGGGAGGCGCCCTTTACCTGTGGGCGCGAGTTCGATCGCGTGGCGGCGATCTTCCTCTCGGGATCCGAGAGGAGGCGCGGCATCAAGTTTCAGCTGTCCAAGACGGCCATCCGGCTGTTCAAGATCGTGAAGTCGGCGCTGCGCCCAAGCAGGCTCGACACCGGGGATCCGCTGAAAGACGAAAACGCCATATGCTTTCTGTCCAGCGCAAGCGTGCATGAACTGGCCGCGAAGAAGCTCACGGGAAAAGCCAAAAGTGGCATCTTCACCCTGATGCACGACCTCATTCCGATCGACTTCCCGCAATTCGTCGGTCCGCATCACGCGCGCGGATTCGTGCGCAACACGGCATGGCAGCTGGACAATGCGCAGCTGCTCGTCTGCGTGTCGAAATACACCGCCGACAGGGTGAAATGCCATGCCAAGACCTCCGGCGTTGGCCGGGTTCCGCAGGTCGCGGTGGCATCGCCCGGCGCTTTTCTCAGGGAAGGCGTCACCGACCGGGAGATGTCCGTCGAAAGGCAAAACCGGGACCGCAAGTTCGTCCTCTACTGCTCGACGATCGAGATCCGGAAAAACCACATCCTTCTGCTCAAGGTCTGGCACCGGCTTTTGCCGCTGCTGGGTGAGCGGCTGCCGACGCTCGTGCTGTGCGGCCGCTGGGGCTGGATGTATGAGGAGCTCACCGCCTTCATGGCGCAGCATCCGGAACTTGCCGAGCATGTCCAGTTCCGCTCCAACCTCAGCGACCGGGAACTGGCGGAACTCTACCGGGACGCCGAATTCAGCGTCTATCCTTCCGCGGTCGAAGGCTGGGGCCTGGGTGCCGCCGAGTGCCTCGATTTCGGGCTGCCGGTGCTGATTTCGGACGCGCCGTCGCTGACGGAGGCGACGCAAGGGCTGATGCCGACCATTCCCGCGCGCGACGTCGAAGCCTGGTGCGCCGCGGTCGCCAAGGCCTGCACCGATCCGGTCTGGCTGGCGGAATTGCGCCACATGATTGCGTCGCGCTACCGCCCGATCCGCGAGCGAGAATTCTTCGCGACCATTGTCGACCACGTCGCGGCAATCGACCGTGTCGTGGAAGCCGACCCTATCGCAGAAGCCGACCCTGTCGCAGGGATCAGCTCAGACGATCTCGCGCCGAGGATTTACGGGCCGAATCCGGTGCTGGCCGGGCCGGCCAGGCAGCCCAGCGCATTGGCAGCCGATCAACCGGTTTTTCGCGGGGCGTGATGGGAACCATTGTCGATATGTCGACGCTCGGCGGGGCGCGGGAGCGCTCCGGCAATATTGCCGTCCGGGTGATGGGGACGCCGCGATCCGGCACCAATCTGGCGAAATATCTGCTCGAACGCTATCTCGGGGTACAAATCGTCTTCGATAATGGCTTCTGGAAACACGGGGTCTTTCCGGCGCTCATGAACGGGCGCGACATACAGTATGGCGACCTGCCCATTGTCGTCCTGAGCAAGGATCCCGTCAGCCAGATCCTGTCGTGGTTCCGTCTTGCCAGGAACGACACGATTTTCAAGCCGAACGGGAATCTCGGTTCGTTTCTCACGCAGCCCTTCGAAGTCAGGCAGGATTTCACCGAGCCGAAGCGCATGGAATACAGGTTCCACTCGCCGGCCGATTACTGGAACCAGTTCTATTTCGCCATGGATGCGCTTCGCCGCTCCGGCGCGCCGGTGCATTTCGTGCGCTATGAGCAGCTGGTTTCAGACCCGGCCGACTGTCTGGGTTCGATCTCGCGTTTTCTCGATCTTGCCTCGTTCTTCGATGCCCGCCGCGTGGTGGCTCTCCCCAGGCACACACTTGGTGCCAGCAATGACTTTGATGCCGCGGAAAGCCCGGCGGATGAAAGGGCCTTCGATCCGGCGCGCGCCGAGCTTACATCGGCGCTTGTCAGGATGGGATGGCGCAATGCCCGCACCATCCTGCGCGCCATCGACGACGACGTGCTCGATGCCACGGGCCGGGCCGGGTTTCGCCAGACCTGCCGCGAGGCGGTTGGCCCGGCCGCCATGCTGAGGTCGCTCGTCGGCTTCTGGTGAGGGTGGCCGGCGAAGACCGGTCAGCCTGTCACCGCGATGCCGGCGTGATGGCTGCCCAACTGCCAGAGGGGCAGGGGAAACCGCCCGTGCTGCACTTCGAGCAGGCGAAAACCCGCCCCGCCGATCAGGCGCAGCGGATCGCGGTTGAGGTGGCAGCCGCCGGCGATCGATCCCCACAGCCGGTTCAGGCGCTCCTGCCACCGGCGGCAGCGCGGCCCCTCGGCCTGGCCGTGCTCGATGAAGATCAGCCGGCCCGTCTGCTTCAGGATGCGCCGGATTTCGCTGAGCGCGGCTTGAGGGTCGGGAATGGTGCAGAAGGCATAGGTGACGACGACCGTGTCGGCGATGCCATCGGCCAAGGGCAGGCTTTCGCCGCTGGCCCGGATGCATTCGACCGCGAAGGGCGAGGCGCGGCTCTTCGGTGCGGCGAGGCCGAGCATGGTGCCGTCGGGATCGACGCCGATCAGCCGCTCCACCCTGGCGGCGTCGTAATAGGGCAGGTTGAGGCCCGAGCCGAAGCCGATTTCGACGACGACACCTTCCGCCCGCGGGATGATGCGCCCGCGCATCCGCGAAAAGGCGCCGGCCGAGCAGCCGGCGTGGACGAAATAGGGGGCGACGCAGCGCGCGTACCAGGAGAGGCAGGTCTGGCACATGGCTCAGCCTCCATGCCCGGCGGCAGGGACGCCGGCAAGCAGTTCTGATGTGCGGTGGCTTGATGTATTGACCGGTGACATTTCTCGCTCCAAGGGAGTTGATCGGGCCGGATCGGCTCGAAACCGGGGATAGATGGCCGGCGTCCCCTCAACGTCCTCTGACCATCCCCGGGCGGCCGCGTGCGGATCGATGGAGCCGATACAACTCAGACTTCTGGGTTTTCCGGAGTTCCGGCTGAACGGGCGGCCAGTGGAGCTTGCCTTGCGCAAGGCGGCGGCGCTCGTCATTTACCTGGCCGAGGCCGGCGGGCCGGTGGCGCGCGACGTTGCCGCCACGCTGCTCTGGCCCGAGGCCGACGCGGAAGCCGCCCGCGCCCGCCTGCGGCGCACGCTCTACAAGATCCACATCGCCTTCGGCGAGGAGGTCATATCAGCCAGCGCGGCATCGCTCAGCCTGCGCCCGGCGCTCTTGGTCGAGGCCGACGCAAGCGCCTTCGAGCACGCCTGCGATGCCGGTCTTCTCGACGCCGCCGCCGGCCTCTACACCGGCGACTATCTCGCCGGCTTCTCGCTACCGGATTGTCCCGAATTCGAGGAATGGGTGTTCTTCCGCCGCGAGGCCTTGCGCAGCCGGCTGATGCAGGCGCTGGAGCGGCTGGTGGAAGCCAAGATCGCCGGGGGCGAACCGCGCGACGCTGTAATGCACGCCACCCGGCTTGCCTCCCTCGACCCGTTGAGCGAAAGCGCGCACCGCCATTTGATCCGCGCCCATCTGGCGGCCGGCGACCGGGCGGCGGCCGAGCGCCAGGGCGAGGCCTGCGTGCGGCTGCTGCGCGACGAACTCGGCGTGGCGCCGGACCCCGCCACGCTCGCTCTGCTGCGCGCGCCGGATGCCGAGGTGCCGAGAACCCGCTATGTCGCGGTGGACGGCATCCATATCGCCTACCAGACCGTCGGCAGCGGCCCGGCCGATATCGTGCTTGTTCCCGGCTTCATCTCGCATGTCGAGCGCATCTGGGAAGACCGGAGCTGCCGCGCCTGGCTCAATGCTGTGTCGCGGCTCGGCCGGCTGATCCTGTTCGACCGGCGCGGCATGGGCCTGTCCGACCGCGTTGGCGCCCGCCCGACAGTCGAAGCCACCGCGCGCGACATTCTGGCTGTCATGGATGCGGCCGGCAGCCGCCGCGCCGTGCTGGTCGGCGCCTCGGAGGGCGGGCCGGGCTGCATCCGCTTTGCCGTCGACCATCCCGACCGCCTGACTGGCCTCGTTCTCTGGGGCTCGCTGGCCAAGGGCAGCCACGCGCCCGACTATCCCTTCGCGCTCACATCGGCGCAATACGACCTCTGGCAGCAGCGCCTGCTCGCCGGCTGGGGCGGCCCGGCGGAAATCGAAACTTTTGCGCCCAGCGTCGCCGCCGACCGCCAGGCGCGCGCCTGGTGGGCCGGCCTGCTCAGGGCCGCCTCCAGCCCCGGCGCGGTCGCCGGCCTGCTGCAGGCGCTGCGCGATGCAGACGTCCGCCCCCTGCTGTCAAAAGTCTCGGCCAAGACGCTGGTCCTGCACCGCACCGGCGACCGCGCCGTGCGGGTCGAGGCCGGGCGCTATCTGGCGGCGAGGATACCGGGGGCGAGGTTTGTCGAGGTGGAGGGGGAGGATCACTGGTTTTGGGTGGGGGAGCAGCGGGCGTTGCTGGAGGGGATTGGGGGGATGGTGAGGGGTGGGTGAGGGCGTGAGCTGAGCTTGCAGAGACGAACCTTGGCTATGGGTGGTTTCCAGGTCCTGATTCCCGACGTAGTTCAACAATTCGAATCCAACTTGGCAGCCAAAGTACTGGCTGCTCCCCTCGATTGATCCATATGCAGCGCGCCTGAACCTGACTTCCAGAGCTGACGGGAAAGGTCGAGCATGTCAAACACTGCACGGCAACGCGAAGCCGATGTGGGCACACGTCGCGTCATGGCGCTGCCAGTTCGCCAGCCAGGCTGACGCGCTTGCGGCGTTCAGGCCGTGAATGCCTTGAATGTATCCCTGGACGTCAACATCACCTGGCCGTTGAATGAGATCGAGAAATCACCGAGCTGGTACTGGCCCTGGCCGTTCTTGACCAGAATGGCACCATCGACCTTGTTTGGGCCGCTCTCGATGCTTCTGACGATCCTGTCGACGTAGCGAAGGCTG includes:
- a CDS encoding DUF6502 family protein codes for the protein MSKSAGQYLDAAGVQNALNRVLRPLVRLAIKCGVTFPAFVDLLRQLYVNVAEHEFALPDKQQTDSRVSLLTGVHRKEVSRLRGAGAPVRAVPDSVSRTSAIVARWLADPLFVDAKGVPLPLARTSEAGEPSFAGLVESVTRDLRPRAVLDDWLDRKLVEIDGKDRIVLMEGAMVPRGDGEVRLYYFARNLGDHAAASVENVLADAPPFLERAVHYDGLSEELARSLEAYSREIAVETLLRLNKYANQAIQSDPGGTSRWNWGVYILTSDGTSLVAEESPETGDAGGETA
- a CDS encoding DUF5666 domain-containing protein; the encoded protein is MSGRPTRRDFLTLAAVPTVFFSLLARATEPSKDQGIGGTGWTAGTDGDQGIGGTGIVGTIQRFGSIFVNGVRVQYQPDVPVWIDGVRVAPNRLKVGHVVRVAVVQKADRVMASAIHVTSEVVGPVERKTAGSMRVLGQQVDISQLAEELKVGVGDIVAVHGIRRPDGKIVASLVEARPDETHYLVRGLAVARSGALLVGRLKIGQGSSPLANRRVQLTLTKAVGGYKIVHLEAEAPVPQAHVADVLYETFLQRRGHRLESGLGIAVDDQNGDVKSTAAVRAFIEVGFDREGNVVSASRGQGAGGPSPNQPGMPPGSPPGGPTGPGGPGAPGGGPGGPGGPGGPGGGPGGPGGP
- a CDS encoding glycosyltransferase — translated: MKTLYIDASLPFRWGPHPPVGIPRVETALIRQALRWKGSPVGFFIVDAWGHGQRLDETELRYLRRLVDGDLPQPIGGEGSSYLARLWKVLSIMREAPFTCGREFDRVAAIFLSGSERRRGIKFQLSKTAIRLFKIVKSALRPSRLDTGDPLKDENAICFLSSASVHELAAKKLTGKAKSGIFTLMHDLIPIDFPQFVGPHHARGFVRNTAWQLDNAQLLVCVSKYTADRVKCHAKTSGVGRVPQVAVASPGAFLREGVTDREMSVERQNRDRKFVLYCSTIEIRKNHILLLKVWHRLLPLLGERLPTLVLCGRWGWMYEELTAFMAQHPELAEHVQFRSNLSDRELAELYRDAEFSVYPSAVEGWGLGAAECLDFGLPVLISDAPSLTEATQGLMPTIPARDVEAWCAAVAKACTDPVWLAELRHMIASRYRPIREREFFATIVDHVAAIDRVVEADPIAEADPVAGISSDDLAPRIYGPNPVLAGPARQPSALAADQPVFRGA
- a CDS encoding sulfotransferase translates to MGTIVDMSTLGGARERSGNIAVRVMGTPRSGTNLAKYLLERYLGVQIVFDNGFWKHGVFPALMNGRDIQYGDLPIVVLSKDPVSQILSWFRLARNDTIFKPNGNLGSFLTQPFEVRQDFTEPKRMEYRFHSPADYWNQFYFAMDALRRSGAPVHFVRYEQLVSDPADCLGSISRFLDLASFFDARRVVALPRHTLGASNDFDAAESPADERAFDPARAELTSALVRMGWRNARTILRAIDDDVLDATGRAGFRQTCREAVGPAAMLRSLVGFW
- a CDS encoding class I SAM-dependent methyltransferase, with the translated sequence MCQTCLSWYARCVAPYFVHAGCSAGAFSRMRGRIIPRAEGVVVEIGFGSGLNLPYYDAARVERLIGVDPDGTMLGLAAPKSRASPFAVECIRASGESLPLADGIADTVVVTYAFCTIPDPQAALSEIRRILKQTGRLIFIEHGQAEGPRCRRWQERLNRLWGSIAGGCHLNRDPLRLIGGAGFRLLEVQHGRFPLPLWQLGSHHAGIAVTG
- a CDS encoding alpha/beta hydrolase, whose product is MEPIQLRLLGFPEFRLNGRPVELALRKAAALVIYLAEAGGPVARDVAATLLWPEADAEAARARLRRTLYKIHIAFGEEVISASAASLSLRPALLVEADASAFEHACDAGLLDAAAGLYTGDYLAGFSLPDCPEFEEWVFFRREALRSRLMQALERLVEAKIAGGEPRDAVMHATRLASLDPLSESAHRHLIRAHLAAGDRAAAERQGEACVRLLRDELGVAPDPATLALLRAPDAEVPRTRYVAVDGIHIAYQTVGSGPADIVLVPGFISHVERIWEDRSCRAWLNAVSRLGRLILFDRRGMGLSDRVGARPTVEATARDILAVMDAAGSRRAVLVGASEGGPGCIRFAVDHPDRLTGLVLWGSLAKGSHAPDYPFALTSAQYDLWQQRLLAGWGGPAEIETFAPSVAADRQARAWWAGLLRAASSPGAVAGLLQALRDADVRPLLSKVSAKTLVLHRTGDRAVRVEAGRYLAARIPGARFVEVEGEDHWFWVGEQRALLEGIGGMVRGG